One window of the Chloroflexia bacterium SDU3-3 genome contains the following:
- a CDS encoding peptide ABC transporter substrate-binding protein: MPPSCRLQSGQGLPISKRRTRPMVKKSGSLLSAAALLLCASPLFAACTGAASTPTPPPASGSGTTAVAGATDAAQPSTNTSSEVKDVTVTLPFQQGGITSLDHAFWTSQLFLSQGVIFEGLYGYDKDLKVVPRVAESATPSADNKVWTIKLRQDKKWSNGDPVTAKDYYAAWMRLMGPELKDAPMWAGMWSNIKNANAFKAGAAKPEEVGLKLVDDYTLEITLIQPNAALINLLCISTSMPINANSLKEHPTDWWDPKNGVYNGPYVVQSWVSGGDIALTRNPNYVGDGIGNVKNIMLRPYQDANSRLQAYENNEIQFTFLEDASQLAYAENVPAMKDNMKSVVNDIMWRGIEYNRAVDPGPLADQRVRQAFALAIDKKTITDNVLAGLGTPADAFSSMPEIASKIKPLSYDVAKAKQLLADAGYPNGQGMPELVFDAPPANDPLMPLIEAVVKMWQDNLGVKVTIQNHEGPAYNTLVWSNFNKDIKPGFAVLGGPMNWFQPTDLLLATGHIWWFMDFKKDGTKHFVEFEDKINAVKNLTAAGDWDALQKRADAVWAKRQTIMETEKDNSWGKLMQTPPTFKENFDLITERFKSAADDAAKLSAYQDAETLVLKEEQDTTKYGDLTENNLKAQRLLIALAEKSMDDAYDTVVPLQQMAIDSAWMVPVYSDKLYYTTDPRLSGIVVNKLSWGGIFQYQYLQWNE, from the coding sequence ATGCCGCCTAGCTGTAGATTACAATCTGGTCAGGGGTTACCCATCTCAAAGAGGAGGACACGTCCAATGGTTAAGAAGTCCGGGTCCCTGCTGAGCGCTGCTGCTCTGCTGCTCTGTGCTTCGCCGCTGTTCGCAGCGTGCACCGGCGCAGCCTCGACACCCACACCACCACCGGCTAGCGGCTCTGGCACCACTGCAGTTGCAGGTGCGACCGATGCCGCCCAGCCAAGCACAAACACCAGCTCCGAAGTAAAAGATGTCACCGTCACCCTTCCCTTCCAGCAGGGTGGTATCACCAGCCTTGACCACGCCTTCTGGACCTCGCAGCTCTTTCTGAGCCAGGGCGTGATCTTCGAGGGCCTGTACGGCTACGACAAGGATCTGAAGGTGGTCCCCCGGGTTGCCGAGAGCGCCACCCCATCGGCGGACAACAAGGTCTGGACGATCAAGCTTCGCCAGGACAAGAAGTGGTCGAACGGCGACCCGGTGACGGCCAAAGATTACTACGCCGCCTGGATGCGCCTGATGGGCCCCGAGCTGAAGGATGCCCCGATGTGGGCCGGCATGTGGTCCAACATCAAGAATGCCAACGCCTTCAAGGCGGGCGCAGCCAAGCCCGAGGAAGTGGGCCTCAAGCTGGTCGATGACTACACCCTGGAGATCACGCTGATCCAGCCGAACGCGGCGCTGATCAACCTGCTGTGCATCTCCACCTCGATGCCGATCAACGCTAACTCGCTGAAGGAGCACCCGACCGACTGGTGGGACCCCAAGAATGGCGTCTACAACGGGCCATATGTGGTGCAGTCGTGGGTGAGCGGCGGCGATATCGCCCTGACCCGCAACCCCAACTACGTAGGCGACGGCATCGGCAATGTGAAGAACATTATGCTTCGCCCCTACCAGGATGCCAACTCGCGCCTGCAGGCATATGAGAATAACGAGATCCAGTTTACCTTCCTCGAGGATGCCAGCCAGCTGGCCTATGCCGAGAACGTGCCCGCGATGAAGGATAACATGAAGAGCGTGGTCAACGACATCATGTGGCGCGGTATCGAGTACAACCGCGCGGTTGACCCCGGCCCGCTTGCCGACCAGCGCGTGCGCCAGGCCTTTGCTCTCGCTATTGATAAGAAGACCATCACCGACAACGTGCTGGCAGGCCTGGGCACCCCGGCGGATGCCTTCAGCAGCATGCCCGAGATCGCCTCGAAGATTAAGCCGCTGAGCTATGATGTGGCCAAGGCCAAGCAGCTGCTGGCCGATGCTGGCTACCCCAACGGCCAGGGCATGCCCGAGCTGGTCTTCGATGCCCCGCCCGCTAACGATCCGCTGATGCCGCTGATTGAAGCGGTGGTCAAGATGTGGCAGGACAACCTGGGCGTCAAGGTCACCATCCAGAACCACGAGGGCCCCGCGTACAACACCCTGGTGTGGTCGAACTTCAACAAAGACATCAAGCCGGGCTTTGCGGTGCTGGGCGGACCGATGAACTGGTTCCAGCCGACCGACCTGCTGCTGGCCACGGGCCATATCTGGTGGTTCATGGACTTCAAGAAGGATGGCACCAAGCACTTTGTCGAGTTTGAGGACAAGATCAACGCGGTGAAGAACCTGACCGCCGCTGGCGACTGGGATGCTCTTCAGAAGCGTGCGGACGCCGTCTGGGCCAAGCGCCAGACGATCATGGAGACCGAGAAGGACAATTCCTGGGGCAAGCTGATGCAGACCCCGCCGACCTTCAAGGAGAACTTCGACCTGATCACCGAGCGGTTTAAGTCGGCTGCCGACGATGCCGCGAAGCTGAGCGCCTACCAGGATGCTGAGACCCTGGTGCTGAAGGAAGAGCAGGACACCACCAAGTACGGCGACCTGACGGAGAACAACCTGAAGGCCCAGCGCCTGCTGATCGCACTGGCCGAGAAGTCCATGGATGACGCCTACGACACCGTGGTGCCGCTCCAGCAGATGGCGATCGACTCGGCATGGATGGTGCCGGTCTACAGCGACAAGCTGTACTACACCACCGACCCGCGCCTCTCGGGCATCGTCGTGAACAAGCTCTCCTGGGGTGGTATCTTCCAGTACCAGTACCTACAGTGGAACGAGTAG
- a CDS encoding deoxyhypusine synthase has protein sequence MHDLLHTPVEHIDIKSVDVVPLIDMMAKTAFQARNLARAAAIARDMVADPTATVIMTLAGSLVSAGQKGVLLDLMRAGAVDVLVSTGANIVDQDFFEALGFRHYQGTPFADDNALRERAIDRIYDTYIDENELRVCDDTIRAIADALEPRAYSSREFIREMGRHLDAHHPDAESIVLEAFRRDIPIFVPAFSDCSAGFGLVAHQVAHPQRHVSIDSVKDFRELTMVKIGAGATGLIMVGGGVPKNFVQDIVVSAEFLGHEVAMHQYAVQLTVADERDGALSGSTLKEANSWGKVSLAQEQMVYGEASITLPLLAGYVYHSGVWHGRAPRRWGAQLDGVAA, from the coding sequence ATGCACGATCTTCTCCACACCCCGGTCGAGCACATCGACATCAAGTCCGTCGATGTTGTGCCGCTGATCGACATGATGGCCAAGACCGCCTTCCAGGCCCGCAACCTGGCCCGCGCCGCCGCCATCGCCCGCGACATGGTGGCCGACCCCACAGCCACCGTGATCATGACCCTGGCGGGCAGCCTGGTATCGGCGGGCCAGAAGGGCGTCCTCCTCGACCTGATGCGCGCTGGTGCGGTGGATGTGCTGGTCTCCACCGGTGCGAATATCGTCGACCAAGATTTCTTCGAGGCGCTGGGCTTCCGCCACTACCAGGGCACGCCGTTCGCCGACGACAACGCCCTGCGCGAGCGGGCCATCGACCGTATCTACGACACCTACATCGATGAGAACGAGCTGCGGGTGTGCGACGACACCATCCGCGCGATCGCCGACGCCCTGGAGCCGCGCGCCTACTCCAGCCGCGAGTTCATCCGCGAGATGGGCCGCCACCTTGACGCGCACCACCCCGATGCCGAGAGCATCGTGCTGGAGGCCTTCCGGCGCGACATCCCGATCTTCGTCCCGGCCTTCTCCGACTGCTCGGCGGGCTTTGGGCTGGTGGCGCACCAAGTGGCCCACCCCCAGCGCCACGTGTCGATCGACAGCGTGAAGGACTTCCGCGAGCTGACCATGGTGAAGATTGGCGCGGGGGCGACCGGCCTGATCATGGTGGGCGGCGGCGTGCCCAAGAACTTTGTGCAGGACATCGTGGTGTCGGCGGAGTTCCTGGGGCACGAGGTGGCCATGCACCAGTACGCCGTGCAGCTCACCGTGGCCGACGAGCGCGATGGCGCGCTCTCTGGCTCGACGCTGAAGGAGGCCAACTCGTGGGGCAAGGTGAGCCTGGCCCAGGAGCAGATGGTGTATGGCGAGGCCAGCATCACGCTGCCGCTGCTGGCGGGCTATGTGTACCACAGCGGCGTTTGGCATGGCCGCGCGCCGCGCCGCTGGGGCGCCCAGCTGGATGGCGTGGCTGCCTAG
- a CDS encoding cytochrome c — MDTMSLSDRVWLGLALALLALGAGACAQGPADLSDTSISSRGSAAAGAKVFQDVGCAACHSAGREFLVGPGMAGMFSAEGPTLMPGVSYKGMLPNARPRTETNVAQWIRQGGQGMMGVMAPQPLDDQRMADLLAYLRTLE, encoded by the coding sequence ATGGATACAATGTCACTGTCTGATCGCGTGTGGCTGGGCTTGGCGCTGGCGCTGCTGGCCCTGGGCGCTGGGGCCTGCGCCCAAGGCCCCGCCGACCTGAGCGACACCTCGATCTCGTCGCGGGGCAGCGCGGCGGCGGGCGCGAAGGTGTTTCAGGATGTGGGCTGCGCGGCCTGCCACAGCGCCGGGCGCGAGTTCCTTGTCGGCCCGGGCATGGCGGGCATGTTCAGCGCCGAGGGGCCGACCCTGATGCCGGGGGTGAGCTACAAGGGCATGCTGCCCAACGCCCGCCCGCGCACCGAGACCAACGTGGCGCAGTGGATCCGCCAGGGCGGCCAGGGCATGATGGGAGTGATGGCCCCGCAGCCGCTGGACGACCAGCGCATGGCCGATCTGCTGGCCTACCTGCGCACGCTGGAGTAA
- a CDS encoding permease, whose protein sequence is MGGISLARWPRPSRADMGLLGRVAAGAAAWLLAYNIIEPLSRWLTYGLLGLPEGSHLGESLAFFLYDVPKIFLLLSGMIFIITIVRSFFSPERTRALLGGRREGVGNVLAASLGVVTPFCSCSAVPLFIGFLESGIPLGVTFSFLIAAPVINEVALTMLLGMFGWRVAALYLASGLGIAVVAGVVIGRLRLERYVEGFVWQIQVGKGVDESRGLTWARRVAQAWAAVGEIFGKVWRYVVLGIAVGAGIHGYVPEQAMAQILGQQAWWSVPAAVLVGVPLYSNAAGVTPIVHALMEKGAALGTVLAFMMAVVGLSLPELIILRRVLKPQLLAVFVGVVALAIILTGYLFNAVL, encoded by the coding sequence ATGGGTGGCATATCGCTGGCGCGCTGGCCAAGGCCTAGCCGCGCCGATATGGGGCTGCTGGGGCGGGTGGCGGCGGGCGCGGCGGCGTGGCTGCTGGCCTACAACATCATCGAGCCGCTCTCGCGCTGGCTCACCTATGGGCTGCTGGGCCTGCCCGAAGGCTCGCACTTGGGCGAGTCGCTGGCGTTCTTTCTCTACGATGTGCCGAAGATCTTCCTGCTGCTTAGCGGCATGATCTTCATCATCACCATTGTGCGCTCGTTCTTCAGCCCCGAGCGTACCCGCGCTCTGCTGGGCGGGCGGCGCGAGGGTGTGGGCAATGTGCTGGCCGCGTCGCTTGGCGTGGTGACGCCGTTCTGCTCGTGCTCGGCGGTGCCGCTGTTCATCGGCTTTCTGGAGTCGGGCATCCCGCTGGGCGTCACCTTCTCGTTCCTGATCGCCGCGCCGGTGATCAACGAGGTGGCGCTGACCATGCTGCTGGGCATGTTTGGCTGGCGCGTGGCGGCGCTCTACCTGGCTTCGGGCCTGGGCATCGCGGTGGTGGCGGGCGTGGTGATCGGGCGGCTGCGGCTGGAGCGCTACGTGGAGGGCTTCGTCTGGCAGATCCAGGTGGGCAAGGGTGTGGATGAATCGCGCGGGCTGACGTGGGCGCGGCGGGTGGCGCAGGCCTGGGCCGCCGTGGGCGAGATCTTCGGCAAGGTGTGGCGGTATGTGGTGCTGGGCATCGCGGTGGGCGCGGGCATCCACGGCTACGTGCCCGAGCAGGCCATGGCGCAGATTCTAGGCCAGCAGGCTTGGTGGTCGGTGCCTGCGGCGGTGCTGGTGGGCGTGCCGCTCTACTCCAACGCCGCCGGGGTCACCCCGATCGTGCACGCGCTGATGGAGAAGGGCGCGGCGCTGGGCACTGTGCTGGCGTTCATGATGGCGGTGGTGGGCCTGAGCCTGCCCGAGCTGATCATCCTGCGGCGGGTGCTGAAGCCGCAGCTGCTGGCGGTGTTTGTGGGCGTGGTGGCGCTGGCGATCATCCTAACGGGGTATCTGTTTAACGCCGTACTCTAG
- a CDS encoding thioredoxin family protein: MKDVKVLGPGCANCQRLAAMVQKVSDAEGVPTSVEKVTDYAEIMRYGVMRTPGLVVEGQLVVSGRLPSEEEIRGWLAS; the protein is encoded by the coding sequence ATGAAGGATGTGAAGGTGCTTGGCCCCGGCTGCGCGAACTGCCAGCGGCTGGCCGCGATGGTGCAGAAGGTGTCGGATGCCGAGGGCGTGCCCACATCGGTCGAGAAGGTGACCGACTACGCCGAGATCATGCGCTACGGTGTGATGCGCACGCCGGGGCTGGTGGTGGAGGGACAGCTTGTGGTCTCGGGGCGGCTGCCCAGCGAGGAAGAGATCAGGGGATGGCTGGCATCCTAG
- a CDS encoding helix-turn-helix transcriptional regulator: MAMKNTHYAAEAALFKLLAHPARLAILEALGQQRACVCHLEALLGLRQAYISQQLAVLRESGLITDQREGWNIFYRLARPDLLAVVGAARTMLGGPTPALGRPASCPCPLCASERQQPIALADAKGAR, from the coding sequence ATGGCTATGAAGAACACCCACTACGCCGCCGAGGCGGCGCTGTTTAAGCTGCTGGCCCACCCTGCCCGCCTCGCCATCCTAGAGGCATTGGGCCAGCAGCGGGCCTGCGTGTGCCACCTTGAGGCGCTGCTGGGGCTGCGGCAGGCCTATATCTCGCAGCAGCTCGCGGTGCTGCGCGAGAGCGGGCTGATCACTGATCAGCGCGAGGGGTGGAATATCTTCTACCGCCTGGCCCGGCCCGACCTGCTGGCGGTGGTGGGCGCCGCCCGCACGATGCTGGGCGGGCCGACGCCCGCCCTGGGCCGCCCGGCCAGCTGCCCGTGCCCGCTGTGCGCCAGCGAACGCCAGCAGCCGATCGCGCTGGCCGATGCTAAAGGAGCGAGATGA
- a CDS encoding YccF domain-containing protein translates to MVVVASQASGPGCLVRALYFVFIGVWFGALWTGLAWALLVSIIGLPLGIMMLNRIPQVTTLRTPRTTTNVTVQGGAVVVSQGAVPQHPFAMRAAYFLLVGWWFSALWLGVAWGLIGATLGLALPISFWMFDRTPAIVTLARS, encoded by the coding sequence GTGGTGGTGGTGGCCAGCCAGGCCAGCGGCCCCGGCTGCTTGGTGCGCGCCCTGTACTTCGTGTTCATCGGCGTGTGGTTTGGCGCGCTGTGGACCGGGCTGGCCTGGGCGCTGCTGGTCTCGATCATCGGCCTGCCGCTGGGCATCATGATGCTCAACCGCATCCCCCAGGTCACCACGCTGCGCACGCCGCGCACCACCACCAACGTGACGGTGCAGGGCGGCGCGGTGGTGGTAAGCCAGGGCGCTGTGCCGCAGCACCCCTTCGCCATGCGGGCCGCCTACTTCCTGCTGGTGGGCTGGTGGTTCAGCGCGCTGTGGCTGGGCGTAGCCTGGGGCCTGATCGGCGCGACGCTGGGGCTGGCCCTGCCGATCTCGTTCTGGATGTTCGACCGCACCCCGGCCATCGTCACCCTGGCCCGCTCGTAG
- a CDS encoding WYL domain-containing protein yields the protein MTSHTGGIKRSSQFTFRRRLTLIRQLLREPQRADDLIDAARLALGDESYPVAAQAALKHDLDALKAEYGCDIRFDRSSRRYVLEDLGELALLDLPDTCMEALSFLDATFPEGGAIPQHAYIHQLLKHVRSLLPQSRRDMLARQHGTISLALRDGGTDQIDAATLATVRRACKHRELFFRYRSAAFDHESWFRVAPYEVFFSPEGHSYLDATPLDSSEHIPIRNEPKHYRIDRIVPGSAKVLPQVLPPTRPQPPTYQLRYRLSSNVAKRRDVATYFPNTVFDYHDDGTATVTATITNIWQARHILLRYGSGCTVESPPELVEMFRDTVRGMVAAYLPDQASGH from the coding sequence ATGACATCCCATACTGGAGGAATCAAGCGCAGCTCGCAGTTCACCTTCCGCCGTCGCCTGACCCTCATCCGCCAGCTGCTGCGCGAGCCGCAGCGCGCCGATGATCTGATCGATGCGGCCAGGCTGGCGCTCGGCGATGAGAGCTACCCGGTCGCCGCCCAGGCCGCGCTCAAGCACGACCTAGATGCGCTCAAGGCCGAGTACGGCTGCGATATCCGCTTCGACCGCAGCAGCAGACGCTATGTGCTGGAAGACCTGGGCGAACTCGCCCTGCTCGACCTGCCCGACACCTGCATGGAGGCGCTCTCGTTCCTCGATGCGACCTTCCCCGAGGGCGGGGCCATCCCCCAGCACGCCTACATCCACCAGCTGCTCAAGCATGTGCGCAGCCTGCTGCCCCAGTCGCGGCGCGACATGCTGGCTAGGCAGCACGGCACGATCAGCCTGGCCCTGCGCGACGGCGGCACCGACCAGATCGACGCGGCCACGCTGGCCACCGTGCGCCGCGCCTGCAAGCACCGCGAGCTGTTCTTCCGCTACCGCAGCGCCGCCTTCGACCACGAGTCGTGGTTCCGCGTGGCCCCCTACGAGGTCTTCTTCTCGCCCGAGGGCCATAGCTACCTGGATGCCACGCCGCTTGATTCCAGCGAACATATCCCCATCCGCAACGAGCCGAAGCACTACCGCATCGACCGAATCGTGCCCGGCTCGGCCAAGGTGCTGCCGCAGGTGCTGCCGCCCACGCGCCCGCAGCCGCCCACCTACCAGCTGCGTTACCGCCTGAGCAGCAATGTGGCCAAGCGGCGCGATGTGGCGACCTACTTCCCCAACACGGTCTTCGACTACCACGACGACGGCACCGCCACCGTCACCGCCACCATCACCAATATCTGGCAGGCCCGCCACATCCTGCTGCGCTACGGCTCGGGCTGCACCGTCGAGTCGCCACCGGAGCTGGTGGAGATGTTCCGCGACACCGTGCGCGGCATGGTGGCGGCCTACCTGCCCGACCAGGCAAGCGGGCACTAG
- a CDS encoding amidohydrolase family protein, which yields MLALEQFQPRPALVTKRTEVPAPKFPVIDAHNHLGPEFGGGWSRRPVEQLLEAMDAASVQLYVDLDGGWGEHILNERLEKFKARAPERFRIFGGVDWAQWAERGDGFGAWAAAQLRAQAARGAEGLKIWKPFGLHVRDHHGQLAAVDDPRLDPIWQTAGELNLPVMIHVADPVAFFEPLDATNERWEELHAHPDWQFPSPPFPPFLSILEALARLVERHPGTDFVGAHVGCYAENLGWVGALLDRCPNFYVDISARIAELGRQPYSARRFFLRYADRILFGLDAGIDLAGYQRYYRFLESDDEYFAYGDGPTPGQGRWQIYGLHLPDDVLERVYRRNAERVILRQRG from the coding sequence ATGCTCGCGCTCGAACAGTTCCAGCCCCGGCCCGCCCTCGTCACCAAGCGCACCGAGGTGCCCGCGCCCAAGTTCCCCGTGATCGACGCTCACAACCACCTAGGGCCAGAGTTCGGCGGCGGCTGGAGCCGCAGGCCGGTGGAGCAGCTGCTGGAGGCGATGGATGCGGCCAGCGTGCAGCTGTATGTCGATCTCGATGGCGGCTGGGGCGAGCACATCCTGAACGAGCGGCTGGAGAAGTTCAAGGCCCGCGCCCCCGAGCGCTTCCGGATCTTCGGCGGGGTGGACTGGGCGCAGTGGGCCGAGCGCGGCGACGGCTTCGGCGCGTGGGCGGCGGCGCAGCTGCGCGCCCAGGCCGCGCGCGGGGCCGAGGGCCTGAAGATCTGGAAGCCGTTTGGCCTGCACGTGCGCGACCACCACGGCCAGCTGGCGGCGGTCGATGACCCTCGGCTCGACCCGATCTGGCAGACGGCGGGCGAGCTGAACCTGCCCGTGATGATCCACGTGGCCGACCCGGTGGCCTTCTTCGAGCCGCTGGACGCCACCAACGAGCGCTGGGAGGAGCTGCACGCCCACCCCGACTGGCAGTTCCCCAGCCCGCCCTTCCCGCCCTTCCTCAGCATCCTCGAAGCGCTGGCCCGGCTGGTCGAGCGCCACCCCGGCACCGATTTTGTGGGCGCGCACGTGGGCTGCTACGCTGAAAATCTGGGCTGGGTGGGCGCGCTGCTCGACCGCTGCCCCAACTTCTACGTGGACATCAGCGCACGCATCGCCGAGCTGGGCCGCCAGCCCTACAGCGCCCGCCGCTTCTTCCTGCGCTACGCCGACCGCATCCTGTTCGGGCTGGATGCGGGCATCGACCTGGCGGGCTACCAGCGCTACTACCGCTTCCTCGAAAGCGACGACGAGTACTTCGCCTACGGCGACGGCCCCACGCCCGGCCAGGGCCGCTGGCAGATCTACGGCCTGCACCTGCCCGACGACGTGCTGGAGCGCGTCTACCGCCGCAACGCCGAGCGCGTCATCCTGCGGCAGCGCGGCTAG
- a CDS encoding AbrB/MazE/SpoVT family DNA-binding domain-containing protein gives MSSVIRTHLVQIGNSQGVRIPKILLDQLQFDDSIEMEIQDNQLIIRKSLMPRANWAIAFQQMAEMGDDQLLDPEITPTVWDETEWEW, from the coding sequence ATGTCTTCTGTCATCCGAACACATCTGGTTCAGATCGGCAACTCGCAAGGCGTCCGCATTCCCAAAATACTGCTCGACCAACTCCAGTTTGATGATTCTATCGAGATGGAAATCCAAGATAACCAGCTGATCATTCGTAAAAGCCTTATGCCACGCGCAAACTGGGCTATAGCATTTCAGCAAATGGCCGAAATGGGCGATGATCAGCTTCTTGACCCAGAGATCACACCAACTGTATGGGATGAAACTGAATGGGAATGGTAG
- a CDS encoding type II toxin-antitoxin system PemK/MazF family toxin — MGMVAKRFDVFVVNLDPTVGSEIQKTRPCLIISPNELNDYIQTVIIAPMTSKSRSYPTRVTCTFEDRECHIILDQIRTVDKRRLLKHIGQIDTRTQQHVLDVLAQLFSK, encoded by the coding sequence ATGGGAATGGTAGCCAAACGCTTTGATGTTTTTGTGGTCAACCTTGACCCAACTGTTGGTTCAGAAATACAAAAAACGCGACCATGTCTCATCATCTCGCCCAATGAGCTAAATGACTATATCCAAACTGTAATAATCGCCCCAATGACATCAAAATCGCGATCATATCCAACAAGAGTCACCTGCACTTTTGAAGATCGTGAATGCCATATTATCCTTGACCAAATTCGCACTGTTGATAAACGGCGACTGCTCAAGCATATTGGGCAAATTGACACGAGGACACAGCAACACGTTCTTGATGTGCTGGCACAACTCTTTTCCAAATAA
- a CDS encoding ester cyclase: MSTEIERNKAAVVRFNKEVIEGGSRASFEELMDPRFVNRSAAPGAPDGPESMWGFFTNVLRPAFPDLVVEIHDQIAEGDKVVTRKSIIGTHQGPFLGIAATGRRVTINITDIVRVVDGRYYEHWGSADLFGVQAQLTAP; this comes from the coding sequence ATGAGCACAGAGATCGAGCGGAACAAGGCCGCTGTGGTGCGCTTCAACAAAGAGGTGATCGAGGGCGGCAGCCGCGCGAGCTTCGAGGAGCTGATGGACCCGCGCTTCGTCAACCGCAGCGCCGCGCCGGGGGCGCCAGATGGGCCGGAGAGCATGTGGGGGTTCTTTACCAACGTGCTGCGCCCGGCCTTCCCCGACCTGGTGGTGGAGATCCACGACCAGATCGCCGAGGGCGACAAGGTGGTGACGCGCAAGTCGATCATCGGCACGCACCAGGGGCCGTTCTTGGGCATCGCCGCCACGGGCCGCCGCGTGACGATCAACATCACCGACATCGTGCGGGTGGTGGATGGCCGCTACTATGAGCACTGGGGCAGCGCCGACCTGTTCGGCGTGCAGGCCCAGCTGACCGCGCCCTAG
- a CDS encoding helix-turn-helix domain-containing protein — protein MEQTAPSIPIYSIPDLAASAGPGIEVLPLAQAFGQPRRDILAAHRHSFYEVFWITGGGGAITIDFRSHAIAPPMLCFLSPGQVHSWDFAPEATPQGQLVRFASTFFAAEGARHIQLADLPWFYAVDAPPTLAVEAARQAHFSDLLGHLQHEYSAQQEDRETMLRAYLHILLIEAKRLVAQAGAAPAATADYALTKRFLALVEQRYAEQGAVASYAQQLHVTASHLGEVIRRTTGRTAGAVIRERLLLEAKRLLRHSPLAVAEIAFQLGFDDPSYFGRFFRRHAGSSPGEFRRMPEKVPE, from the coding sequence GTGGAGCAGACAGCCCCGAGCATTCCGATCTACAGCATCCCCGACCTCGCCGCGTCCGCAGGCCCCGGCATCGAGGTGCTGCCGCTGGCCCAGGCCTTCGGGCAGCCGCGCCGCGACATCCTGGCTGCCCACCGCCACAGCTTCTACGAGGTGTTCTGGATCACTGGCGGCGGCGGCGCGATCACCATCGACTTCCGCAGCCACGCCATCGCCCCGCCGATGTTGTGCTTCCTCTCGCCGGGGCAGGTGCACAGCTGGGACTTCGCGCCCGAGGCCACGCCGCAGGGCCAGCTGGTGCGCTTCGCCAGCACCTTCTTCGCCGCCGAGGGCGCGCGCCACATCCAGCTGGCCGACCTGCCGTGGTTCTACGCGGTGGACGCGCCGCCCACGCTGGCGGTCGAGGCCGCGCGGCAGGCCCACTTCAGCGATCTGCTCGGCCACCTGCAGCACGAGTACAGCGCCCAGCAGGAAGACCGCGAGACCATGCTGCGCGCCTACCTGCACATCCTGCTGATCGAGGCCAAGCGGCTAGTGGCGCAGGCCGGGGCCGCGCCCGCCGCCACCGCCGACTACGCGCTCACCAAGCGCTTCCTGGCCCTGGTCGAGCAGCGCTACGCCGAGCAGGGCGCGGTGGCCAGCTACGCCCAGCAGCTGCACGTGACCGCCAGCCACCTGGGCGAGGTCATCCGCCGCACCACCGGGCGCACGGCGGGCGCGGTCATCCGCGAGCGGCTGCTGCTGGAGGCCAAGCGGCTGCTGCGCCACTCGCCCCTGGCCGTGGCCGAGATCGCCTTCCAGCTGGGCTTCGACGACCCCTCGTACTTCGGGCGCTTCTTCCGCAGGCACGCGGGCAGCTCGCCTGGCGAGTTCCGCAGAATGCCAGAGAAAGTGCCAGAGTAG
- a CDS encoding ester cyclase: MTVAITKSALPQPAPTTVDSGLDQAAAQASIRAARSFYAFWDTGDPAHLDTAIAPSFYDSTLPAGRPQGPEGPRFASEQFRAAVPDLRCAIDDLLVVGDKVTARLRFTGSFTGTFGGKQGGGQPIDFLAIDILRIVDGKVVENWHLEDNLTLMIQLGVVEL; the protein is encoded by the coding sequence ATGACCGTCGCAATCACCAAATCGGCTCTGCCCCAGCCCGCACCCACCACCGTCGACAGCGGGCTAGATCAGGCCGCCGCGCAGGCGTCCATCCGCGCGGCTCGCAGCTTCTACGCCTTCTGGGACACCGGCGACCCCGCCCACCTCGATACCGCCATCGCGCCCAGCTTCTACGACAGCACCCTGCCCGCAGGCCGCCCGCAGGGGCCGGAGGGGCCGCGCTTCGCCTCGGAGCAGTTCCGCGCCGCCGTGCCCGATCTGCGCTGCGCCATCGACGACCTGCTGGTGGTGGGCGACAAGGTCACGGCGCGGCTGCGCTTCACCGGCAGCTTCACCGGGACATTTGGCGGGAAGCAGGGCGGCGGGCAGCCGATCGACTTTCTGGCGATCGACATCCTGCGGATCGTGGATGGCAAGGTGGTCGAGAACTGGCATCTGGAAGACAACCTGACGCTGATGATCCAGCTCGGCGTGGTCGAGCTGTAG